In Lolium rigidum isolate FL_2022 chromosome 3, APGP_CSIRO_Lrig_0.1, whole genome shotgun sequence, the genomic window TTAAGGGTCACTGgcttatttaaaaatatttatatAAAGGTTAGGATATGCACAATGCAAGAGCAGTCACATTTTAAAAGGAGAATGTGGGGTATCCTTGTTGCATTGGATACAAAATTGGCTTAATTTATAGATCATGTTGGAGGGTGGAAACACTCATGAGAACACTGTTAGTTAAATTAATTGAGCAAGATGCATTTATTCTCTACCAAGTTGCATCTAGTAGTGTCTAGAATGTATATATGTTGGAGAAAATTGATGGATTATTGCTGTCCACACTGTAGGTCGTCAATTCCCCGATAAGGCAATTGATCTGATCGATGAAGCATGCGTCACTGCAACCAAAAAACTGAGGCTGGTTGAGAACCAAGAAGACCAATTGTACATTGCGCAAAGTAGGGCCGCAAATACAGTGAAGAAAGCAGTTGTTAGCCCAGATCATATTGCACAAGTAGGCATTCTTTTCTTAGTAATATGTGTGTCTAATGTTGCAATGGACGAGAAATGCTTGACATGTTTATTCCAACGTTGTTATTTGAAGGTTGTGAGCAGATGGACTGGAATTCCGGTAACTGCACTTAATCACGAGGAGAAGGATAAGTTAATCCGCCTAGCTGACAAACTGCATGAGCGGGTTGTTGGCCAGGATGAAGCGGTCAATTTAGTTGCAGAAGCAGTGTTACGTTCCAGAGCTGGCCTTGATCAGCCTGGCCAGCCTATAGGCTCTTTCCTTTTCTTGGGCTCAACTGGTGTTGGAAAGACAGAGCTTGCAAAAGCTCTTGCGGAACAGCTGTTTGACAGTGAGAAGATGTTGCTTCGCTTTGACATGTCTGAATATGTTTCGTGTGGTTCTGTGTTGCGTCTCATTGGAGCACCTCCAAGGTTTAATTCGTGTTTCTCTTCTTAATTTATAGCATTTCCTTACCTTATTATACTTAGCCTTTTGTTTGACTAGTCTTTAACTTATTGAAGCTATCATGGCTATGAAGATGGTGGGCAACTGACTGAGAATGTTAGGAGGCACCCATACAGTGTCATCCTTTTTGATGAGGTGGAGAAAGCAGACCCCTCGGTGTTCAATATTTTTCTTCAAATCCTTGATGATGGCAGGTTGACTGATGGCAAAGGCCAGACTGTAGATTTCAAGAACACCATCATCATTATGACCTCAAATCTTGGATCAGATAACCTAACATCAAGGATGGCTAGGGAAGGCACAACGGAAGCTGCACGGGGCCTTCTCATGAAACAGGTTTGTGAATCCCAAACTGCACCCGAGAAAGCTGCAGCAGCCAGTGCTAATTATCATACACATTTGCTCTTATAGGTTCAGAAGCACTTCAAGCCAGAGTTTCTTAACAGATTGAGTGAGATCATTATATTTGAGCCGCTTTCGCGTGACAAACTGAAGGAGATCACAAAGATCCAGGTGAAGAATGTTATTGCCAAAGTAGCTAACAAGGGCATCTCTCTTTCTGTGAGTGATGCTGCAGTGGACACCATTTTATCGGAATCATATAACCCAGTAAGTATAGCCTCTGTTCCAGATTACCATCACATGATCAAAGCCTCACTATTTCATGCAACCAGATATTGTTTCTTCTCTGCATGTTTCTATATTTTGCCAACCATGCATTGCTGTCTCTTGTAGATGTACGGTGCAAGGCCCATAAAGAGGTGGGTGCAGAAGAATGTGATGACGATGCTCTCAAAGATGTTGGTCAAAGGAGAAGCCAGTGAAGGCTCAACAATCCGCATTGAAGCGACGGACGATCAGAAGGGGTTGGAGTACGAAGTGCTGAAGAAGGTGGATTGCTGATGACTGACAGTGACAGCAATAATTTGGTGGTATCACTACCATAGCAATGATTACTGACAATTAAGCTTTTCACTAGTATGAACTATCAAAGTTAAATGATGTGAAATGCTTTATGCTAGGAGAGATCGTGCGACCCCAGCTGCAT contains:
- the LOC124704074 gene encoding chaperone protein ClpB-like isoform X1 — its product is MDFDGVMARSTVYDQLDFDGFMAHPTVYDRLTASLSRSRGLISRDAGTFFCLGVAAGICWGAWRYYHRRACLRKYGRDMTASARKMDPVIGRDDEIDHVVDILCRRNKNCVALVGDAGVGKTAIAEGLAQRITAGTVPDALAGARVVELDVAGLLAGTRYRGMFERRMKDVIKQVEAADGKVILFIDEMHMLLGGGRSKGSRASAANMLKPALARGRIRCVGATTLNEYRNYIEKDSALERRFQMVQVEEPSAQATIAMLQGLKKRYEKYHGVEIQEAALVAAAQLAGRYITGRQFPDKAIDLIDEACVTATKKLRLVENQEDQLYIAQSRAANTVKKAVVSPDHIAQVVSRWTGIPVTALNHEEKDKLIRLADKLHERVVGQDEAVNLVAEAVLRSRAGLDQPGQPIGSFLFLGSTGVGKTELAKALAEQLFDSEKMLLRFDMSEYVSCGSVLRLIGAPPSYHGYEDGGQLTENVRRHPYSVILFDEVEKADPSVFNIFLQILDDGRLTDGKGQTVDFKNTIIIMTSNLGSDNLTSRMAREGTTEAARGLLMKQVQKHFKPEFLNRLSEIIIFEPLSRDKLKEITKIQVKNVIAKVANKGISLSVSDAAVDTILSESYNPMYGARPIKRWVQKNVMTMLSKMLVKGEASEGSTIRIEATDDQKGLEYEVLKKVDC
- the LOC124704074 gene encoding chaperone protein ClpB-like isoform X2, producing the protein MDFDFDGFMAHPTVYDRLTASLSRSRGLISRDAGTFFCLGVAAGICWGAWRYYHRRACLRKYGRDMTASARKMDPVIGRDDEIDHVVDILCRRNKNCVALVGDAGVGKTAIAEGLAQRITAGTVPDALAGARVVELDVAGLLAGTRYRGMFERRMKDVIKQVEAADGKVILFIDEMHMLLGGGRSKGSRASAANMLKPALARGRIRCVGATTLNEYRNYIEKDSALERRFQMVQVEEPSAQATIAMLQGLKKRYEKYHGVEIQEAALVAAAQLAGRYITGRQFPDKAIDLIDEACVTATKKLRLVENQEDQLYIAQSRAANTVKKAVVSPDHIAQVVSRWTGIPVTALNHEEKDKLIRLADKLHERVVGQDEAVNLVAEAVLRSRAGLDQPGQPIGSFLFLGSTGVGKTELAKALAEQLFDSEKMLLRFDMSEYVSCGSVLRLIGAPPSYHGYEDGGQLTENVRRHPYSVILFDEVEKADPSVFNIFLQILDDGRLTDGKGQTVDFKNTIIIMTSNLGSDNLTSRMAREGTTEAARGLLMKQVQKHFKPEFLNRLSEIIIFEPLSRDKLKEITKIQVKNVIAKVANKGISLSVSDAAVDTILSESYNPMYGARPIKRWVQKNVMTMLSKMLVKGEASEGSTIRIEATDDQKGLEYEVLKKVDC